The following are from one region of the Phycisphaeraceae bacterium genome:
- a CDS encoding type II secretion system protein, with protein sequence MNRRAFTLVEALVAVAVIALLIGVLVPTLSSARAASQGARCVAQIRQLGVANAAFAVDHRGRSVPAAAEFRDNLRRWHGERSGVSERFDPARGALTPYLGSGATSEGVRACPTFEPTLRALREDGRGFEAGAGGYGYNAAFVGADRTDRLPGRWTVRDDRVGTRRDRFRRPAETVEFTDAAFASDDGLIEYSFVEPSVHPHAPTGRPDPSTHFRHRGYASVAWLDGHVSRRERDSTAWSGIYRTDPGPLNLGWFGPEDSNALFDYE encoded by the coding sequence ATGAACCGGCGCGCGTTCACGCTGGTCGAGGCGCTGGTCGCCGTCGCGGTGATCGCGCTGCTCATCGGGGTGCTCGTCCCGACGCTCTCGAGCGCGCGCGCCGCCTCGCAGGGCGCCCGGTGCGTCGCGCAGATCCGCCAGCTCGGCGTCGCGAACGCCGCCTTCGCCGTCGATCACCGGGGGAGGAGCGTCCCCGCCGCCGCCGAGTTTCGCGACAACCTGCGGCGCTGGCACGGCGAACGCTCCGGCGTCTCGGAGCGCTTCGACCCGGCGCGCGGCGCGCTGACCCCCTACCTCGGCTCCGGAGCAACCAGCGAGGGCGTTCGCGCGTGCCCGACCTTCGAGCCCACGCTGCGCGCGCTTCGCGAGGACGGGCGCGGCTTCGAGGCCGGCGCCGGTGGCTACGGCTACAACGCCGCCTTCGTGGGCGCTGATCGCACCGATCGGCTCCCCGGTCGGTGGACCGTCAGGGACGACCGAGTCGGCACGCGAAGGGACCGCTTCCGTCGCCCTGCCGAAACCGTGGAGTTCACAGACGCCGCCTTCGCGTCCGACGACGGGCTGATCGAGTACTCGTTCGTTGAACCCAGCGTCCACCCCCACGCCCCGACCGGCCGTCCCGACCCGTCGACGCACTTCCGGCACCGGGGATACGCCAGCGTCGCCTGGCTCGACGGGCACGTGAGCCGGCGCGAGCGCGACAGCACCGCCTGGTCGGGCATCTATCGGACCGACCCCGGCCCGCTCAACCTCGGGTGGTTCGGCCCGGAGGATTCCAACGCGCTCTTTGACTACGAATGA